The window GTTCCTCCTCAGAGAGGGAGAAATATTATTGGCTGTAAGTGGGTGTATAAAATTAAAAGGAAAGCTGATGGTACCCTAGATAGGTATAAGGCAAGGTTAGTAGCAAAAGGATTTAAACAGAGGTATGGTATTGATTATGAAGATACCTTTAGCCCTGTTGTTAAAGCTGCCACTATCAGAATAATATTGTCTTTAGCAGTGTCTAAAGGTTGGAGTCTTAGACAGCTAGATGTTCAAAATGCCTTTCTGCATGGGTACCTAGAAGAAGTTTATATGCTACAGCCACCAGGTTTTGAGGATCCTACTAAGCCACATCATGTGTGTAAACTTGATAAAGCTCTGTATGAGTTAAAACAGGCACCTAGAGCCTGGTTCTCTAGACTAAGTAAAAAGTTGATGGACCTTGGTTTTAAAGGATCAAAAGCTGATACGTCTCTGTTCTTTCTGAATAAAGGTGATATAACTATGTTTGTTCTggtatatgttgatgatatcatTGTAGCCGGCTCTTCAGAGAGGGCCACTGCAGCTTTACTTCAGGATCTAAAAGGGGAATTTGCACTCAAAGATCTTGGTGAGCTGCATTATTTTCTCGGAATAGAGGTAAGCAAGGTTCAGAATGGCATTGTACTGAATCAAGACAAGTATGCCAATGATTTATTGAAGAAAGTGGGCATGATAGATTGTAAACCTGCTAATACACCTCTTTCAGTAAGTGAGAAACTCTCTCTTCATGAAGGCTCATTGTTAGGGCCTGAAGATGCAAGTCACTATCGCAGTGTTGTTGGTGCTTTGCAATATTTGACTCTTACTAGACCTGACATAGCTTTCTCTGTTAATAAAGTTTGCCAATTCTTGCATGCTCCCACAACTGTACATTGGATTGCTGTGAAAAGGATTCTTAGGTACTTAAAGCAATGCACTCGGTTAGGACTTGAAATTCATAAGTCAGGATCTACTTTAGTTAGTGGCTTCTCTGATGCAGACTGGGCAGGCTGTTTAGATGACAGAAGATCAACAGGAGGATTTGCAATATTTCTGGGTTCAAATCTGGTCTCCTGGAATGCTAGAAAACAAGCCACTGTGTCTAGATCTAGCACAGAGTCAGAAtacaaagctattgccaatgcCACTGCAGAAATAATGTGGGTGCAGACTTTACTTGCAGAGTTAGAGATTAAAAGTCCAAAAGCTGCTAAAATATGGTGTGATAATCTTGGAGCTAAGTATTTGTCAGCTAATCCAGTGTTTCATGCCAGAACGAAACACATAGAAGTTGACTATCACTTTGTCAGAGAACGGGTAAGTCAGAAACTTCTAGAAATTGATTTTGTTTCCACTAATGATCAAGTTGCAGATGGATTCACTAAACCTCTGTCAGTAAGACTCCTGGAGAATTTCAAAAGCAATCTGAACCTGGTTAGGTCCGGATTGAGAGAGGGTGTTAGTTAGCATGAAAGGTTCGGATCATGTGATCACGACCTGAcagcttgcatgcatgtagttgTTGAGGTTAGTTTGGATTAGGTTAGTCTATCCATGCGGATCAGGTTAGCCTTTCCTCCACATGCGATAACAGatgtttgttagagtttgttttctgttttctgTTACTGCATGCAGTCGTTTCATCAATCTCGGCTTCGGTTGTTCTCAGCTGCGCCGAACTCTGTATCGCCACGATGGGGGCTGTTCCCATCACATATATATTAACACGAAGGCGACGCACAGGATTAGTGCGATCGTTTCCACCCAAACTAATTCACACATAGATCTAAGCTAAGCAGTTTTAGGTGAGAGCACTATCTATTGTTTATGGTATTGGTAACATATGTACATGATCATTAATAAGAGAACTAGTAAgagaactaggaaggtagcccgcgcatatgcgcgggcactTATTTAATGTTGCttaattttttattgttataaaTGTTTATATGTAgattatattttcaaaatagaTCTTCACTCTATTTAAAACATGTTTTAGTTATTATCTAGTTATGACATATTACATAAAACCATACAGCCTTGAATTTATGATAATGACATGAATTTATAAGAACAACATGTGTCACgataataaaacaataatagAATAATGGAGTTGTTTCATATCTATTTGTActatatgtgatttttttacCTAAATaaagtgtttttttaattacCACCACGGTAAAATCTCCAAAGGACCATATTGttggttatattttgataaatatcTATAATTTTGCGTCTCGTGTTTTTCAACGCCTATTCTTCATAATCATTCATAATCACAGAAGACACCTTGACCAATTAATTTGGAGAATGAATCTATTTTCCCAAACTTATTTATAATAACTAATTGATTAAAGTATACTTCTTTGTCACATCAATAGAGTGCATGACATACATTCATCGAATTATGCCTGATATGCTGGAATTCCTCAACTATAAGAAAATATAGAGTGAACTTCACTGTGGGCTAGTAATTTTTACCCAAGTTTCATTTTGGACTAGGGGTGGACAaatcttttcactttggaccaggtGATTTTACAAAAATTTCAAACTGGACTGGCCTTCTTCTCCATCTCTCTTATGGTTTTTTTCTTCATCGAGATACTGCCATGGATTAACCGGAGCAAGCACATAACTAGGATTTCTTCTCTCGGATCCGTTCCTGAGCTCGAACTCACGAAATTAAGTCACTGGGCAGCTTGTTGCTGCAACTGTTTCCTGTGAGATCACaatcatgtgattttttttcagctCACATGATTTTGGTGGGAGAAAAagagcaaaaaaagaaaatcaaggtGCTGGTTTTTTCTTTATTGAGATGCTGCCATGGATCAACCCAAGCAATCACATGACTAGCATTCCTTCTCTCCGATCCGTTCCTGAGCTCGAACTCACAAAATCAAGCCATAGggctgcttgctgctgcagctgtAGCCTGTAAACTCACAatcaagtgattttttttttcagcccaCATGATTTTGGCGGGAGAAAAAGagccaaaaagaaaatcaaggtGCTAAGTGATCAGGATACATTACTGGcgtgtttagttgtttgtgAGCTAAAGAAATCAAGGAGTGAGTGGCAGCACAGTAGGTCAGAGGCAAGGAACAACAAGAATGGTCCAATGTGCAATATAAGGTAGCAAATcccggtccaaagtgaaaacatcAAACATAgcctagtccaaagtgaaactttggcaATAATAAGTGGCCTAAAGTGCAATTCACTCGAAAATATATCGTGAGTAGTTTATTGCGTATGTTACTTGATTGTTCATTTGTTATCAAAACTATTTGACAAAGAGAAAGACATACATATGGGACAATAAATCTCATGATGGACTAAATGGTTGTTTTATAGCAAGATCACTGGcttgaaatatttttcataattattttttagatttaTGTAATATTTATGTTGCCCAATTATCATATAGTtctgaaaattcaaaaaaaatgaaaatattaatcTCAAGAAGTATTCTATTAAATCATATCTACTTAAAAATACACAACTAAATTGTGTTGTTTTCAATTATTTTACATATGTAGCTTTAAATTAGCATTATATAGTCATCAAGTGTTATTTGACACCTGGAATATGatgtaaaattatttaaaataggAAAAGCCTAGAGCCAAGTCATTATATAGTTTCTCTTGTAGAGAAACTCATCACAGCTTTAGAGCCATCCACTCCCTGGCAGCTTAGAGCCAATCCTAAGCAAACACTGACCTTGGCAGGCAGCTCCATCTTGGCTGGCCGGCTGAGATCAATCATCGATGGAGGTGGCCGTTGGTGCGGCGAGCTGGCTCGTCGGCAAGGTGGTGACGCAGCTGTCCGATAGCTTGGTGGAGGCCTACGTGGCCAGCACCGAGCTTGGCCTCAACATGGAGCAGATCAAGAGCGATCTCATGTTCACGCAAGGGCTGCTCCACGAGGCTCAGATGAGGAGGGACGTGAGCAACCCTGGCCTGCCTGGGCTTTTGGAGATTCTCAGCAAGAAGGCTGACGAGGCTGAGGACACGCTGGATGAGCTCCAGTACTTCATCATCCAGGACCAAATTCATGGCACCCATGAGGCCACCCCGGTGGTAGACAGCAGCATACGTGGCCAGGCACTCCATGGCCACCATGTTCTTCACCGTACCGTTGGTAACTGCCTTTCatgcttttcttcttcttctacacGAGATGGTGCCGGTGACCATGTTGGCAAGTTGACATTCAATCGAGTAGATATGTCAAAGAAAATCAAATCAATAATAGAAGGCATAGATGCCGCATGTAACCATGTATCCAATTTGCTCAAAATTATCCATCCTACAGTAGGAAGGGTTCTATCACTGAAGCGACCTCCCAGCAGCTCAACAATTACACAGAATGAATTATATGGGCGGGAAGACATCTTTAACCAGACTCTTGATGACATGTGCACCATTCGTAGTGAAACACTATCAGTTCTTCCCATAGTTGGCCCTGGTGGAATCGGAAAGACTACCTTTGCCCAACACCTATACAACCACAAAAAAACAGTGGCGCACTTCTCTAAAAACAAGGCCTGGGTTTGTGTGTCTACTAATTTTGATGTGGTTAGGCTCACCCAGGAAATCTTGAGGTGGCATATGTCAAAATGGAAATGAGGGAAGTAGTGAAGCACATAAAACATCCAACTTGGATCAGCTCCAAAAATCCATTGAAGAAAGACTGGATCCTAAAAGATTTTTACTTGTCTTGGATGATATGTGGAAATGCAACAGTGAGGCTGAATGGGGAAGTCTACTAGCTCCATTCAAAACAGGAGAAGCCAAAGGAAGTGTGGTTATCGTCACAACTCGCTTTCCATCTATAGCACAAATGATAAAAACAACCAAGCCAATAGAACTGCAAGGTCTAGAGGATGATGAATTCTTGACATTCTTTGAAGAATGTATATTTGGTCAATACGGCGGTCGGCCTTAGAGATTGGACAAAAGGCATCTGCTCAGAGGCTAAATTGCAATTCCATATGGCACTCAATGTCATCCAAAGACTCGACGTGGCACAAGAGCACAGAGAACTCTCCCCCCCCCGGAAACGCGACTGAGGGCGGCTCTCAAGCGGAAAGTCCTAGGACTCGCTTCTATAGAAAGGGCAAGGAAAAAGCAAGCCTCCAGGGTAACTCACATCCGTGAAGGAGATGCGAACACGAAGTTCTTCCACCTCAAGGTTAATGCGCGAAGGAGAAGGAATACAATCCAAAGATTGAAAAAGGACAGTGGTTGGGCGGTGACGCACGGTGAAAAGGAATCGACGATTCATGATCACTTCGCAAGCTTCATGGGGAGGCCAGGGCCGAGGCCAAACGAGCTAAACTGGGAGACGTTGGACATCACACCGATTGATCTAGCCACGCTGGGGGAACCCTTCACTGAGGAGGAAGTGCATAGGGCAATTAAGGAAATGCCAGCCGACAAAGCACCGGGACCAGACGGCTTCACTGGGGCCTTCTTCAAAGTTTGCTGGGAAATCATCAAGGATGACATTCTGCTAGTCTTCAGCTCCATCTATAACCTGAGATGTGCGCACCTGAATTTGCTCAACTCAGCAAACATCGTCCTAATCCCAAAAAAGGATGGGGCTGAAAGCGTTTCGGACTATAGGCCAATTAGTCTAATTCATAGCATCGCCAAGATCTTCGCTAAGATGCTAGCGCTGTGGTTAAGGCCCCACATGCATGAGTTGATCTCGGTCAATCAAAGCGCTTTCATAAAGGGGAGAAGTATTCATGACAACTACCTCTTCGTAAGAAACATGACCAGAAGATACCACCGCCTAAGACGGGCAATGTTGCTCTTCAAGTTGGATATAACAAAAGCCTTCGACTCTGTGCGATGGGATTACCTCCTAGCCTTGCTGCAGCGCAAGGGCTTCTCGACAAGATGGATAGACTGGCTAGGGGCTTTACTGTCGTCTTCGACATCCCAAGTCCTCCTTAATGGCTCGCCAGGGCAACGGATCAAACATGGAAGAGGACTACGGCAAGGGGACCCCCTCTCGCCGCTTCTCTTCATCTTGGCGATTGATCCTCTACAGCGTATCCTTTCCAAGGCAACAGAGCTGGGTGCAATTTCAAAATTACGAGGAAGAACAACTCGGCTGCAGATCTCAATGTATGCGGATGATGCTGTGATCTTCATTAATCCCACCCGGAACGATGTTGCGACTTTCGCGAACATCCTACATCGTTTTGGCACAGCCACAGGACTCGTCACCAACCTTCAGAAATCCCAGGTTGCGGCTATAAGATGCGGCAATATAGACCTGGAAGAGGTCCTCCAAGGCGTTCCGGCGAAGCGGGCAAATTTCCCACTAAAATACTTGGGCCTCCCGCTTGTTCTGGGAAGGCTGCGAAAAACGGACTTGCAACCGGTCTTTGACAAAATATCAGGGAGAGTTGCAAGTTGGAGGGGGAAAAACATGGCAGTAGCCGGGAGAACCACGCTTGTAAAGTCTGTGCTTTCAGCGCAGCCAATTTATCTCCTCACTGCCTTGAAGGTGACGAAGGAATCCCTGGAGCAGCTTGACAAGCAGAGACATCGCTTCCTTTGGGCTGGTACGGGGGATATCACCGGGGGGAAATGCAAGGTCAACTGGGCAAAGACATGCTTGCCGACCAGCCAGGGGGGCCTTGGTGTCCTAAGCTTGGACAAGTTCACAAGAGCTCTGAGATTGCGATGGTTGTGGAACGAATGGAGAGATCCAAGCAAGCCTTGGGTGGGTTTGGAAACGCCTTGTGATGGTGTGGATAGGGACCTCTTCGCCGCCTCAACAAAGATAACTGTGGGCGATGGGAATACAACGCGCTTCTGGGACTCCGCATGGATTAACGGCCAAAGACCAAAAGACCTAATGCCGTTGGTCTATGAGATCTCCAAAAATAGGAAGAAATCCCTACGGCAAGGGAAAGAAGACGACTCCTAGGTGCATGACCTGACCCTCGATGCGGGTTCATCTATCACAATCAACCTTCTCGATCAGCTAGTCCGCCTGTGGGAGGCGGTACGGAATGTGCACTTAGACAGCGAGGAGCCGGATCAGATTGTTTGGAAATTCACAAGCAGCGGCCACTATACAGCTTCCTCGGCTAATCATGCCCAATGTTTGGGGGCGCCAAACACAAACTTCAACTCCCTAATCTGGAAAGTTTGGGCGCCAGGGAAATGTAAATTTCATGCCTGGCTCATCATTCAAAATAGAGTCTGGACGTCGGACCGACTCGCGACAAGGGGTTGGCGGAATAACGGACATTGCCCCCTATGTCGTTGTGACACCGAGACAGCCTTGCACCTCGTCGCCATGTGTAGATACACGAAGAGAATCTGGCGCCTCGTTGCTACATGGGTGGGATATCAGCAGTTGGAACCGGCCCAATGGGAGGAAGCCTGGTCAGTCCATCAGTGGTGGGAGAGCCTAGCTAACACACCCGGCATTCCAAAGAAGGGCCTTCGGTCCCTTATCCTGCTAGTAGTTTGGGAAATTTGGAAGGAGCGAAATCGGCGAATCTTTGATCACAAAGAGATGGCAACAGGTGTTCTCCTAGCAAAAATCAAAGAGGAGGCCAGCTTGTGGGCTTTAGCTGGGGCTAAAAGATTGCGCGAGCTCATCCCGCACTCTGTATAGTGTATAGTCTAAAGATCTTTTTGTTTTATCCCTAGGGGTTGTATTTTCTCcttctatattcaatgaaaaagCACTGCTGTGCTGTtttttccgttcaaaaaaaatatatatatttggtcaAGACAAGCCTGCATGTTATGAAGATGACTTCATTGATATTGCAAGAAAAATTTCCAAGAAATTGAAGGGTTTTCCACTAGCAGCCAAAAGCGTTGGTCGATTATTGAAGAATAACCTTTCTCAGGAaagttggatggaagttcttgAAAGAAATGAGTGGAAAAATCGGCAAGGTGACGATGACATAATGCCAGCACTACATAGTAGCTATGATTATCTTCcattttatctaaaaaaaatgtttttcttgTTGTTCCCTTTACCCTAAGGACCACTGgtttaataaattagagattACTCATTTTTTGGAAGCATTAGGCATCCTATGTTATGGATGTCAAAATAACAAAGATGCTGATATAGGATTAAAGTATTTGGATGAACTGGTAGGTAATGGTTTTCTCATGAAGGAAGGTGATGATAGTAGGCCATAttatgtaatgcatgacttaTTACATGATCTAGCACAAAATATTTCGTCACAAGAGTGCATCAACATAAGTTCATATAGTTTTAGGTCTAATAGCATCCCGCAATCTATTAGACATGTATCCATCACCTTACAAGATAAGTATGAGGAAAGTTTTGAgagagaaatagaaaaattcaagaaaaaaatagacATAGGAAATTTACAGACATTGATGCTTTTTGGAGAAAGCAATGCAAGCATGGCCTTTTTCAAAGACTtattaaaacaaacaaaatgtcTTCGTGTTCTGTTTATGCATGCAGACTCACTCGAATCATTCCCACACAACTTCTCGAAACTGATCCACCTTCGATATCTAAAGTTGAAAATACCTTATAACGTAAAATTGTCTCTACCAAACGCAGTAAGTAGATTTTATCACTTGAAACTTTTGGACCTAGGGAATAGAAATTGTATTTTGCCAAAAGACATTAATCATCTAGTCAATTTATGCCTCTTTCTTGCTTCGAAAGAACTTTGTTCCAACATTCCTGGGATTGGCAAGATGAAGTATTTGCGGAGGTTGGAAGAGTACCATGTTAAGAAAGAGGGTATTGGGTTTGAGCTGAGTGAGCTAGGGGATTTGACAGAGCTTGGAGGTGAACTGAAAATATTTAATCTTGAGAACGTGACAACAAGGGAAGAAGCTAATGAAGCCAAGTTGATGATCAAAACAAATCTGAAAACATTGAAGCTAGTTTGGAGTGTGGTGCAACGGACAACACGATCTGATGTTCTTGACGGTCTCCAACCACCTCCTAATCTT of the Oryza sativa Japonica Group chromosome 2, ASM3414082v1 genome contains:
- the LOC4328943 gene encoding putative disease resistance protein RGA4; the protein is MEVAVGAASWLVGKVVTQLSDSLVEAYVASTELGLNMEQIKSDLMFTQGLLHEAQMRRDVSNPGLPGLLEILSKKADEAEDTLDELQYFIIQDQIHGTHEATPVVDSSIRGQALHGHHVLHRTVGNCLSCFSSSSTRDGAGDHVGKLTFNRVDMSKKIKSIIEGIDAACNHVSNLLKIIHPTVGRVLSLKRPPSSSTITQNELYGREDIFNQTLDDMCTIRSETLSVLPIVGPGGIGKTTFAQHLYNHKKTVAHFSKNKAWVCVSTNFDVVRLTQEILSSEAHKTSNLDQLQKSIEERLDPKRFLLVLDDMWKCNSEAEWGSLLAPFKTGEAKGSVVIVTTRFPSIAQMIKTTKPIELQGLEDDEFLTFFEECIFGQYGGRP